The bacterium region AAGGTGGGAACAATGAGGAAGGAATACGATTTTTCAAAAGCAAAACGCAATCCTTATACAAAATTTCTGAAGAAGCAGATTACAATCCGAATCGACAACGAGACAATCAAATACTTCAAAGCGCTCTCCAGCGAAACAGGAATTCCATATCAAAACTTAATCAATCTTTATCTCCGCAATTGTGCAGCAGAAAACAAAAAACTCTCTCTTCACTGGGGATAGCGCAAAGAACTGATTTCTATTCGCGGTTACGCCAGATTCATGCCAGCAACCGGCTGCAAGACGGCAAAAATAGCGTCAACAATCGACAACCAGTTCAATCGAGCGGGAGTTTCATTTTTTGCAGGAAAGCGCGGTAGCGCGGGTCGCGCTCCAGATTGCGCAGCAGCGGATCACCTTTCATTGTGGAAAGACCGCCATCGCGCTGCTTGTAGGCACGCTCGAGCCACTCGAAGGCTTTGTCCGTCTCGCGGCGAGCCAGAGTGATCGCATCATTGAAACGACCAAACGTACGTGAATGCCAGCAAAGATGCGCCGCTGACCACATCCGCATTTGCCGGCTCCAGTTCCAGCGCCCGTTTGTAGGCTTCATCCGCGCCAGTCCAGTCCCAGTCGTAAGGCCCTCTTGATCCATCCTCTGCGAGCATGAGCCTCGGCCAGGTTTGGATCCAGTTCCAGCGCCTTTTCGGCTTCCTTTCGTGCCTTCGCGTAACCTTCGTCTAACGGCACGTAGCCCCAACCCCCCTGACGACTGTGCGTCTCCGAGAGCCCCACCCAGGCGAGCGCATAATTCGGGTCGATCTGCAGCGCCTGCTCAAAGTAGCCAATCGCCTTCTGCAGATCTTCCTTGCTCCGCCGGTCGACGAAGTAGCGCCCCTGCAGGTATGCGTTGTAGGCTTCGGGATTTGTCTGCTGTGCTTTGGGAGTGCGGCCTCCTTCGAGTGTTACCTTCAACGCGCCTGCCACCGATGCGGCAATGTCGTCCTGGACGGCAAAGATGTTTTCCATCTGCCGGTCGTAGGTTTGTGACCATAAATGGGAGTCGGTTGCCACTTCGATCAACTGCGCCGTGATCCGCAACTGGTTTCCTGCTTTTCGTACGCTCCCTTCCAGCACATGCGTCACGTTCAGCTTTTGTGCGATTGTTTTGATGTCAACTTCCTTTCCTTTAAATGAAAAAGCGGAGGTGCGGGAGGTTACCTGCAGCTTCGGATTTCTTGACAGCACGTTGAGCAGCTCTTCGCTCAA contains the following coding sequences:
- a CDS encoding BrnA antitoxin family protein: MRKEYDFSKAKRNPYTKFLKKQITIRIDNETIKYFKALSSETGIPYQNLINLYLRNCAAENKKLSLHWG